The proteins below are encoded in one region of Sphingobacterium sp. R2:
- a CDS encoding PKD domain-containing protein, translating to MDRNFIEEGDERNVSKSNPRIYLFIIIFLVVALLAGLIYFFKAYTRSEEKISAKINKTEIYLNEDLIYADNTNGAKKWVWEFGNGDKSTKQQGTYRFNKVGSYVVRLTVNENLREQFFVSVKDSVVHSIAQDTTLFISGSTNGIVLEEIRLEANGPGEIFEWWFGETGKVDAIGKSALYTYTKPGVYQVRLRSDKSSKFATHNIRIVDPAADINQLVTPGKGAQDALNDLKEKIQDIANGADFNSKYSYILSKYLCGDEKVKVNVEMDGQKKQMDIYAYLMGLTFSKGVTINEVTVESASTPNATKECPTLIKVKQSK from the coding sequence ATGGATAGGAATTTTATTGAAGAGGGCGACGAAAGGAATGTCTCAAAGAGCAACCCTCGTATTTACTTGTTTATCATTATCTTTTTGGTCGTCGCTCTTTTAGCAGGGTTGATTTATTTCTTCAAGGCCTATACGCGATCGGAAGAGAAGATTAGCGCCAAAATTAATAAAACTGAAATTTACCTAAATGAAGATCTGATTTATGCCGACAACACCAATGGCGCTAAAAAGTGGGTCTGGGAATTTGGGAACGGCGATAAGTCGACAAAACAGCAAGGTACTTACCGCTTTAATAAGGTTGGGTCTTATGTGGTCAGACTCACCGTTAATGAAAATTTGCGTGAACAGTTTTTCGTTTCGGTAAAAGACAGTGTGGTGCATTCGATAGCACAGGATACCACATTGTTTATTAGTGGTTCTACAAACGGCATTGTGCTTGAAGAGATCCGTTTGGAAGCGAATGGACCTGGTGAAATATTCGAATGGTGGTTTGGTGAAACCGGAAAGGTGGATGCAATCGGTAAATCGGCTTTGTATACCTATACGAAACCTGGTGTTTATCAGGTGCGGCTGCGCTCGGATAAAAGTTCGAAATTTGCTACACACAACATCCGTATTGTTGACCCAGCAGCAGACATTAATCAGCTGGTGACCCCGGGCAAAGGAGCGCAGGATGCTCTTAACGATCTAAAAGAAAAAATTCAGGATATCGCCAATGGAGCCGATTTTAATTCAAAATATAGTTACATCTTATCGAAATACCTCTGTGGGGACGAAAAAGTGAAAGTGAATGTCGAAATGGATGGGCAGAAAAAGCAGATGGATATTTACGCGTATCTGATGGGACTCACTTTTTCAAAAGGAGTTACCATCAATGAAGTCACGGTGGAAAGCGCTTCGACGCCAAACGCCACAAAAGAATGTCCTACTTTAATTAAAGTTAAACAATCAAAATAA
- the tssO gene encoding type VI secretion system TssO — protein MIKLSLVERREHFLLLLAAFVLAMTLLGYVLFYSDGPRFAISKEDLALRIRDDQKFEESANLALKYVDSASAQIKRFDPTVQAVFIENDIKKTFSDINALYAQNSFDSRYSIFAQGALFYENYYVDRRELKGNLNDIERISKNLDDCIVNRKQLQQTINMMNSR, from the coding sequence ATGATTAAACTAAGCTTAGTCGAACGACGTGAACATTTTTTGCTGCTGCTGGCCGCGTTTGTATTGGCAATGACATTATTGGGGTACGTTTTATTTTACAGCGACGGTCCGCGATTTGCCATCTCTAAAGAAGATCTTGCCCTCCGTATACGTGACGATCAAAAGTTTGAGGAATCAGCTAATTTGGCTTTAAAATATGTTGATAGCGCTTCGGCGCAGATCAAAAGATTTGATCCGACCGTACAGGCCGTTTTTATTGAAAATGATATTAAAAAGACCTTCTCGGACATTAATGCTTTGTACGCACAAAATAGCTTCGATAGTCGATATAGTATTTTCGCACAAGGGGCATTGTTTTACGAGAATTATTACGTCGATAGGCGGGAGTTGAAAGGTAATCTCAATGATATCGAGCGCATTTCCAAAAATCTCGACGACTGCATTGTGAACCGGAAACAATTGCAGCAAACGATCAATATGATGAATTCACGCTAA